The Mycolicibacterium smegmatis genome has a window encoding:
- a CDS encoding NAD(P)-dependent oxidoreductase, which produces MSGVKLGYIGLGNQGAPMAKRLADWPGGLTVFDVRAEAMAPLVELGAEAADSVAAVATADVISVTVLNDAQVRDVVGQLAEHAKPGTVVAIHSTIEPGTAPELAEQLRPKGIHIVDAPVSGGAGAADKGELAVMVGADDDAYAAVKPVFKKWASLVVRAGEPGAGTRMKLARNMLTFIGFAASCEAMKLAEAAGIDLQKLGRVVRHSDAQSGGPGAIIVRDDTKPLTPDHWLYDMFVHTRGLAEKDLTLALGLGESVGVELPLAHIALERLADGLGVPHSKEQE; this is translated from the coding sequence ATGAGCGGGGTGAAGCTCGGCTACATCGGTCTGGGCAACCAGGGCGCACCGATGGCGAAACGTCTGGCCGACTGGCCGGGCGGGCTCACGGTGTTCGACGTGCGGGCCGAGGCGATGGCGCCGTTGGTGGAACTGGGCGCGGAAGCCGCGGACAGCGTCGCCGCAGTGGCGACAGCCGACGTCATCAGCGTCACGGTGCTCAACGATGCGCAGGTCCGCGACGTGGTCGGGCAGTTGGCCGAACACGCGAAACCCGGAACGGTCGTCGCGATCCACTCGACCATCGAACCCGGTACCGCACCCGAACTCGCCGAGCAGTTGCGGCCCAAGGGCATCCACATCGTCGATGCCCCGGTCAGCGGCGGAGCGGGCGCGGCCGACAAGGGTGAGCTGGCGGTGATGGTGGGCGCCGACGACGATGCGTACGCCGCGGTCAAGCCCGTGTTCAAGAAGTGGGCGTCGCTGGTGGTGCGGGCCGGTGAACCCGGGGCGGGCACGCGCATGAAGCTGGCCAGGAACATGCTGACGTTCATCGGTTTCGCGGCATCGTGTGAGGCCATGAAACTGGCCGAGGCCGCGGGTATCGACCTGCAGAAGCTCGGTCGCGTGGTCCGGCACAGCGATGCGCAGAGCGGCGGGCCCGGCGCGATCATCGTGCGTGACGACACCAAACCGCTGACCCCCGACCACTGGCTGTACGACATGTTCGTCCACACCCGCGGGCTCGCCGAAAAGGACCTGACGCTCGCGCTCGGGCTGGGAGAGTCGGTGGGCGTGGAGCTTCCGCTGGCGCACATCGCGCTGGAACGCCTCGCCGACGGACTCGGTGTACCGCATTCGAAGGAGCAGGAGTGA
- a CDS encoding SDR family oxidoreductase, which translates to MGQYGTNFEDKVAIVTGAGGGIGQAYAEALAREGAAVVVADINLEGAQKVADAILGEGGNALAVRVDVSDIDSAKDMAAQTLSEFGGIDYLVNNAAIFGGMKLDFLLTVDWDYYKKFMSVNLDGALVCTRAVYRKMAKRGGGAIVNQSSTAAWLYSNFYGLAKVGINGLTQQLSRELGGQNIRINAIAPGPIDTEANRTTTPKEMVDDIVKGIPLSRMGQPEDLVGMCLFLLSDQARWITGQIFNVDGGQVIRS; encoded by the coding sequence ATGGGACAGTACGGCACCAACTTCGAGGACAAGGTGGCCATCGTCACCGGCGCCGGCGGTGGCATCGGCCAGGCCTACGCCGAGGCGCTCGCACGTGAGGGCGCCGCGGTGGTGGTCGCCGACATCAACCTCGAAGGCGCGCAGAAGGTCGCCGACGCGATCTTGGGTGAGGGTGGCAACGCGCTCGCGGTGCGTGTCGACGTCTCCGACATCGACTCGGCCAAGGATATGGCCGCACAGACGCTCTCGGAGTTCGGCGGTATCGACTACCTGGTGAACAACGCCGCGATCTTCGGCGGTATGAAACTCGACTTCCTGCTCACGGTCGACTGGGACTACTACAAGAAGTTCATGAGCGTGAACCTCGACGGCGCGCTGGTGTGCACACGCGCGGTGTACCGCAAGATGGCCAAGCGCGGCGGTGGCGCGATCGTCAACCAGTCCTCGACCGCGGCGTGGCTGTACTCGAACTTCTACGGCCTGGCCAAGGTCGGCATCAACGGCCTCACACAGCAGCTGTCGCGTGAGCTGGGCGGGCAGAACATCCGCATCAACGCGATCGCACCCGGACCCATCGACACCGAGGCCAACCGCACCACCACGCCCAAAGAGATGGTGGACGACATCGTCAAGGGAATCCCGTTGTCGCGCATGGGGCAACCAGAGGATCTGGTGGGCATGTGCCTGTTCTTGCTCAGCGATCAGGCCAGGTGGATCACCGGCCAGATCTTCAACGTCGACGGTGGCCAGGTCATCCGCTCATGA
- a CDS encoding aldehyde dehydrogenase translates to MPLLADRQSQLLIDGKLVAGRKGVFDTVNPATEEVLGVAADATAEDMGDAIEAARRAFDDTDWSTDTELRVRCIRQLRDALREHVEELRDLTIAEVGAPRMLTSGAQLEGPIDDLAFSADTAENYPWRTDLGHATPQGIPTDRVIAREAVGVVGAITPWNFPHQINLAKVGPALAAGNTLVLKPAPDTPWAAAVLGQIITEHTDFPPGVINIVTSSDHSVGALLSKDPRVDMVSFTGSTATGRAVMTDAALTIKKVFLELGGKSAFLVLDDADLTGACSMAAFTVAMHAGQGCAITTRLVVPRARYDEAVEIAAGTLGSIKPGDPTSKRTVCGPVISARQRDRVQSYLDLAIKEGGRFACGGGRPADMDKGFWIEPTVIAGLDNNARVAREEIFGPVLTVIAHDGDDDAVRIANDSPYGLSGTVFSGDDARAQAVASRMRVGTVNVNGGTWYSADAPFGGYKQSGVGREMGLAGFEEYTEIKLIATLAG, encoded by the coding sequence ATGCCGCTACTGGCCGATCGCCAGAGTCAACTGCTCATCGACGGCAAACTCGTCGCAGGCCGGAAAGGCGTGTTCGACACCGTCAACCCGGCCACCGAGGAGGTGCTCGGTGTGGCCGCCGACGCGACGGCCGAGGACATGGGAGATGCCATCGAGGCCGCCCGCCGCGCATTCGACGACACCGACTGGTCGACCGACACCGAACTGCGCGTGCGCTGCATCCGGCAGCTGCGCGACGCGCTGCGCGAGCATGTCGAGGAGTTGCGGGACCTGACGATCGCCGAGGTCGGCGCGCCGCGCATGCTCACCTCGGGCGCCCAGTTGGAGGGGCCCATCGACGATCTCGCGTTCTCGGCCGACACCGCCGAGAACTATCCGTGGCGCACCGATCTCGGACATGCGACACCGCAGGGCATCCCCACCGACCGGGTCATCGCCCGCGAGGCCGTCGGTGTCGTCGGCGCCATCACGCCGTGGAACTTCCCGCACCAGATCAACCTGGCCAAGGTCGGCCCGGCGCTCGCGGCGGGCAACACGCTGGTCCTCAAACCGGCCCCCGACACGCCGTGGGCGGCTGCGGTGCTGGGCCAGATCATCACCGAGCACACCGATTTCCCGCCCGGCGTGATCAACATCGTCACGTCGAGCGACCACTCCGTCGGCGCCCTGTTGTCGAAAGACCCGCGCGTGGACATGGTTTCGTTCACCGGTTCCACCGCCACGGGCCGTGCGGTGATGACCGACGCCGCGCTGACCATCAAGAAGGTGTTTTTGGAACTCGGCGGCAAGTCCGCGTTCCTGGTGCTCGACGACGCCGATCTGACCGGTGCGTGCTCCATGGCGGCGTTCACCGTCGCGATGCACGCCGGGCAGGGCTGCGCGATCACGACGCGCCTGGTGGTGCCCCGCGCCCGCTACGACGAGGCCGTCGAGATCGCCGCGGGCACACTGGGTTCGATCAAGCCCGGCGATCCCACCAGCAAGCGCACGGTGTGCGGGCCGGTGATCTCGGCGCGCCAGCGTGACCGCGTGCAGTCCTACCTCGATCTCGCGATCAAGGAGGGCGGGCGGTTCGCGTGCGGCGGTGGACGTCCCGCCGACATGGACAAGGGCTTCTGGATCGAACCCACGGTGATCGCGGGCCTGGACAACAACGCCCGCGTCGCGCGCGAGGAGATCTTCGGTCCGGTGCTCACCGTGATCGCCCACGACGGCGACGACGACGCCGTGCGCATCGCCAACGATTCGCCGTACGGCTTGTCCGGCACCGTGTTCAGCGGCGACGACGCCCGCGCACAGGCCGTGGCGTCGCGCATGCGCGTCGGCACCGTCAACGTCAACGGCGGTACCTGGTACTCGGCCGACGCACCGTTCGGCGGCTACAAGCAATCCGGTGTCGGCAGGGAGATGGGCCTGGCCGGCTTCGAGGAATACACCGAGATCAAACTCATCGCCACGCTGGCTGGTTAA
- a CDS encoding TetR/AcrR family transcriptional regulator encodes MSSDAVAAVTPSGGETPRNRRQEETFRKVLTAGIEMLRESSYADLTVRAVAARAKVAPATAYTYFSSKNHLIAEVYLDLVRQVPYFTDVNDSMKTRVDKALRALTLVVADEPEVAAACTTALLGGGSDEAVRAVRDRIGAEIHKRIRSAVGPDADPRTVSALEMTFFGALVNAGSGAFTYHQIADRLTYVVGLILGEDR; translated from the coding sequence GTGTCCAGCGATGCAGTGGCTGCAGTCACACCGTCCGGTGGCGAGACGCCGCGCAACCGTCGCCAGGAGGAGACCTTCCGCAAGGTGCTCACCGCGGGCATCGAGATGCTGCGGGAGTCGTCGTACGCCGACCTGACGGTGCGCGCCGTCGCGGCGCGCGCCAAGGTGGCCCCGGCCACGGCCTACACCTACTTCTCGTCCAAGAACCACCTGATCGCCGAGGTGTACCTGGACCTGGTGCGCCAGGTGCCGTACTTCACCGATGTCAACGACTCCATGAAGACGCGCGTGGACAAGGCGCTGCGGGCGTTGACCCTTGTGGTCGCCGACGAACCCGAGGTGGCGGCGGCCTGCACCACCGCACTGCTCGGCGGCGGCAGCGACGAGGCGGTCCGTGCCGTGCGCGACCGGATCGGCGCCGAGATCCACAAGCGGATCCGCTCGGCCGTCGGCCCGGATGCGGACCCGCGCACCGTGTCGGCCCTGGAGATGACGTTCTTCGGCGCGCTGGTCAATGCCGGCAGCGGCGCCTTCACCTACCACCAGATCGCCGACCGCCTCACCTACGTGGTCGGGCTCATCCTGGGAGAGGACCGATGA
- a CDS encoding cytochrome P450, producing MSLPTVEPVLDPYDYDFHEDPYPYYKRLRDEAPLYRNDERNFWALSRHEDVLKGFRNSTALSNKHGVSLDPVSRNDEAHRVMSFLALDDPAHLRLRTLVSKGFTPRRIRELEARVTEIAVQHLEIALQSDSFDFVDDFAGKLPMDVISELMGVPEEDRVRIRALADGVMHREDGVADVPASAIAASGELLVYYADMVKRRRRNVSDDLTSALVEAEIDGDKLTDDEIMAFLFLMVVAGNETTTKLLANAAYWGFKNPDQLAPVFDDHSQIPLWVEETLRYDTSSQILARAVVEDLTFYGTTVPAGDVLVLLAGSANRDERAFDDPDEYRIGRDIGSKLVSFGSGAHFCLGAHLARMEARVALAELFKRIRGYDVDESASVRVHSSSVRGFAHLPITVEKR from the coding sequence ATGAGTTTGCCGACCGTCGAACCCGTACTCGACCCGTACGACTACGACTTCCACGAGGATCCGTATCCGTACTACAAGCGACTTCGCGACGAGGCGCCGCTGTACCGCAACGACGAACGCAACTTCTGGGCGCTGTCGCGCCACGAGGACGTGCTCAAGGGATTCCGCAACAGCACCGCGCTGTCCAACAAGCACGGTGTGTCGCTGGATCCGGTGTCGCGCAACGACGAGGCGCATCGCGTGATGTCGTTTCTCGCACTCGACGATCCGGCACACCTGCGGTTGCGCACGCTGGTGTCCAAGGGTTTCACGCCGCGGCGCATCCGGGAGCTGGAGGCGCGGGTCACCGAGATCGCCGTGCAGCATCTCGAAATTGCCCTGCAGTCGGACAGTTTCGACTTCGTCGACGACTTCGCGGGCAAGCTTCCGATGGACGTCATCTCCGAGCTCATGGGCGTCCCCGAAGAGGACCGCGTGCGGATCCGTGCGCTGGCCGACGGTGTCATGCACCGTGAGGACGGCGTGGCCGACGTGCCGGCCTCGGCCATCGCGGCCTCCGGTGAACTGCTCGTGTACTACGCCGACATGGTCAAGAGGCGTCGCCGCAACGTCAGCGACGACCTGACCTCGGCGCTGGTCGAGGCCGAGATCGACGGTGACAAGCTCACCGACGACGAGATCATGGCGTTCCTGTTCCTCATGGTCGTCGCCGGTAACGAGACCACCACCAAACTCCTTGCCAATGCCGCCTATTGGGGTTTCAAGAACCCCGATCAGCTGGCGCCGGTGTTCGACGACCACAGCCAGATCCCCCTGTGGGTCGAGGAGACGCTGCGCTACGACACCTCCAGCCAGATCCTCGCGCGTGCGGTGGTGGAAGATTTGACGTTCTACGGCACGACGGTGCCCGCGGGTGACGTGCTGGTGCTGCTGGCCGGTTCGGCCAACCGTGACGAGCGGGCGTTCGACGACCCCGACGAGTACCGCATCGGCCGTGACATCGGTTCCAAGCTCGTCAGTTTCGGCAGCGGTGCCCATTTCTGCCTCGGCGCGCATCTGGCGCGTATGGAGGCCAGGGTCGCGCTGGCCGAGTTGTTCAAGCGGATCCGCGGATACGACGTGGACGAATCCGCGTCCGTGCGGGTGCATTCCAGCAGCGTCCGCGGTTTCGCTCACCTTCCGATCACAGTGGAGAAACGCTAA
- a CDS encoding SDR family oxidoreductase has translation MARFEPHPARRPAIVAGASSGIGAATATELAAHGFPVALGARRVEKCQELVDQITARGGEAVALPLDVTDADSVKSFVHAATEALGDIEVLIAGAGDTDFGRLHEISTEEFEQQVQIHLIGANRMATAVLPGMVERRRGDVIFVGSDVSLRQRPHMGAYGAAKAGLLAMVNNLQMELEGTGVRASIVHPGPTRTSMGWSLPAEKIGPALEDWAKWGQARHDYFLRAADLARAITFVAETPRGGFIANLEIQPEAPLAEVTDRQKLALGEEGMPNQ, from the coding sequence ATGGCCCGTTTTGAACCCCACCCTGCCCGCAGGCCAGCGATCGTGGCCGGCGCGTCCTCCGGGATCGGCGCCGCGACCGCGACCGAGTTGGCGGCCCACGGGTTCCCGGTCGCGCTCGGCGCGCGCCGGGTCGAGAAGTGCCAGGAACTCGTCGACCAGATCACCGCCCGCGGCGGTGAGGCCGTCGCACTGCCGCTCGACGTCACCGATGCCGACTCGGTGAAATCGTTCGTCCACGCCGCGACCGAGGCGCTCGGCGACATCGAGGTGCTGATCGCCGGGGCCGGTGACACCGATTTCGGGCGCCTGCACGAGATCAGCACCGAGGAGTTCGAGCAGCAGGTGCAGATCCATCTGATCGGCGCCAATCGGATGGCCACCGCGGTGCTGCCCGGCATGGTGGAGCGCCGCCGCGGCGACGTCATCTTCGTCGGGTCCGACGTGTCGCTGCGTCAGCGTCCCCACATGGGCGCCTACGGCGCCGCCAAGGCCGGGCTGCTCGCGATGGTGAACAACCTGCAGATGGAGCTCGAGGGCACCGGCGTGCGCGCGTCGATCGTGCACCCGGGACCCACCCGCACGTCCATGGGCTGGAGCCTGCCCGCCGAGAAGATCGGTCCGGCGCTTGAGGATTGGGCCAAGTGGGGCCAGGCGCGTCACGACTACTTCCTGCGGGCCGCCGACCTGGCCCGGGCCATCACGTTCGTCGCCGAGACGCCGCGCGGCGGGTTCATCGCGAACCTGGAGATCCAGCCCGAGGCGCCGCTGGCCGAGGTGACCGACCGTCAGAAACTTGCCCTCGGTGAAGAAGGGATGCCGAACCAGTGA
- a CDS encoding cytochrome P450: MTTLHDVPRVSGGEEEHGHLEEFRTDPIGLMKRVRSECGDVGWFQLADKQVVLLSGAEANEFFFRSSDSELNQAEAYPFMTPIFGEGVVFDADPERRAEMLHNTALRGEQMKGHAATIENEVRRMVESWGDEGEIDLLEFFAELTIYTSTACLIGVKFRNQLDKRFADYYHLLERGTDPLCYVDPYLPIESFRIRDEARANLVELVQEVMNGRIANPPKDKSDRDLLDVLVSIKDEDGTPRFSANEVTGMFISLMFAGHHTSSGTASWTLIELLRHPEFYAKVQAELDDLYADGQEISFHALRQIPNLDNALKETLRLHPPLIILMRVAQDEFEVAGRPIHKGQMVAASPAISNRIPEDFPDPDTFDPDRYDKPRQEDLINRWTWIPFGAGKHRCVGAAFAQMQIKAIFSVLLRDFEFEMAQPSESYRNDHSKMVVQLARPAKVRYRRRVR, translated from the coding sequence GTGACCACGCTCCACGACGTACCGCGGGTTTCCGGTGGCGAGGAAGAGCATGGCCACCTCGAGGAATTCCGCACCGACCCGATCGGTCTGATGAAACGGGTCCGCTCCGAATGCGGGGATGTGGGCTGGTTCCAGCTCGCGGACAAGCAGGTGGTGCTGCTCTCGGGTGCGGAGGCCAACGAGTTCTTCTTCCGTTCCAGCGACAGCGAACTCAACCAGGCCGAGGCCTACCCGTTCATGACGCCGATCTTCGGCGAAGGCGTCGTGTTCGACGCCGACCCGGAACGGCGCGCGGAGATGCTGCACAACACCGCACTTCGCGGTGAGCAGATGAAGGGCCACGCCGCGACCATCGAGAACGAGGTTCGGCGGATGGTCGAGAGCTGGGGCGATGAAGGTGAGATCGACCTGCTGGAGTTCTTCGCCGAGCTCACCATCTACACGTCGACCGCATGCCTGATCGGGGTGAAGTTCCGCAACCAGCTGGACAAGCGTTTCGCGGACTACTATCACCTGCTGGAGCGCGGCACCGATCCGCTGTGTTACGTCGACCCGTATCTGCCCATCGAGAGCTTCCGCATCCGCGACGAGGCGCGGGCCAACCTGGTGGAGCTGGTGCAGGAGGTCATGAACGGCCGAATCGCCAACCCGCCCAAGGACAAGAGCGACCGTGACCTGCTGGACGTGCTGGTGTCGATCAAGGACGAGGACGGCACGCCGCGGTTCTCGGCCAACGAGGTCACCGGAATGTTCATCTCGCTGATGTTCGCCGGGCACCACACCAGTTCGGGCACCGCGTCGTGGACGCTCATCGAACTGCTGCGCCACCCCGAGTTCTACGCCAAGGTGCAGGCCGAACTCGACGATCTGTACGCCGACGGCCAGGAGATCAGTTTCCATGCGCTGCGCCAGATCCCGAATCTGGACAACGCGCTCAAGGAGACGCTGCGCCTGCACCCGCCGCTGATCATCCTGATGCGTGTCGCGCAGGACGAGTTCGAGGTGGCCGGGCGCCCCATCCACAAGGGCCAGATGGTCGCGGCCTCACCGGCGATCTCCAACCGGATCCCCGAGGACTTCCCAGATCCGGACACCTTCGACCCCGACCGGTACGACAAGCCGCGCCAGGAGGACCTGATCAACCGGTGGACCTGGATCCCGTTCGGGGCGGGCAAGCACCGCTGTGTCGGGGCGGCGTTCGCGCAGATGCAGATCAAGGCGATCTTCTCGGTCCTGTTGCGCGACTTCGAGTTCGAGATGGCGCAGCCGTCCGAGAGCTACCGCAACGACCACTCGAAGATGGTGGTCCAGCTGGCCCGGCCGGCCAAGGTGCGCTACCGCAGGCGGGTCAGGTAG
- a CDS encoding ferredoxin encodes MGCYRIELDEDLCQGHAMCELEAPDVFRVPKRGTVEILDTEPPDDLRDGVEMAVEMCPTRALSIVEK; translated from the coding sequence ATGGGTTGCTACCGCATCGAGCTCGACGAGGACCTGTGCCAGGGCCACGCCATGTGCGAGCTGGAAGCCCCCGACGTCTTCCGCGTCCCCAAGCGCGGAACCGTCGAGATCCTCGACACCGAACCACCCGACGACCTGCGCGACGGGGTCGAGATGGCCGTCGAGATGTGTCCCACCCGAGCACTGTCAATCGTCGAGAAATGA
- a CDS encoding nuclear transport factor 2 family protein, giving the protein MASREQLEDWVDRWLTANREAEKAGDWKPLADFYTEDATYGWNIGPKEDVMCVGRDEIRDVALGLEMEGLENWVYEYQKVIIDEKQGEIVGFWKQIANKSDGSRAEIYGIGGSWFRLDDQLLIEWQRDFFDFGHVAKGYAKLIESGDLTPAMQKRIERSLSGEKLPGYYPIGTSPVPIW; this is encoded by the coding sequence ATGGCGTCACGTGAACAACTCGAAGACTGGGTCGACCGCTGGCTCACGGCCAACCGCGAGGCCGAGAAGGCCGGTGACTGGAAACCGTTGGCGGACTTCTACACCGAGGACGCCACGTACGGCTGGAACATCGGCCCCAAAGAAGACGTCATGTGCGTCGGCCGCGACGAGATCCGCGACGTGGCCCTGGGCCTGGAGATGGAGGGCCTGGAGAACTGGGTCTACGAATACCAGAAGGTGATCATCGACGAGAAGCAGGGCGAGATCGTCGGCTTCTGGAAGCAGATCGCCAACAAGAGCGACGGCTCACGCGCGGAGATCTACGGTATCGGCGGCAGCTGGTTCCGCCTCGACGACCAGCTGCTCATCGAGTGGCAGCGCGACTTCTTCGACTTCGGTCACGTCGCGAAGGGCTACGCGAAGCTCATCGAATCCGGCGACCTGACCCCGGCCATGCAGAAGCGCATCGAACGCTCGTTGAGCGGTGAGAAGCTGCCCGGGTACTACCCGATCGGCACCAGCCCGGTCCCGATCTGGTGA
- a CDS encoding NDMA-dependent alcohol dehydrogenase, with translation MKTKGALIWEFNQPWSIEEIEIGDPVKDEVKIQMEASGMCHSDHHLVTGGIPMGGFPVLGGHEGAGIVTEVGPGVEGIEPGDHVVLSFIPSCGSCPSCQAGLRNLCDLGAGLLGGVAVADGTHRIHANGKPVFPMTLLGTFSPYMVVHKSSVVKIDKSIPFEVACLVGCGVTTGYGSAVRSGDIRPGDDVAIFGIGGVGMGALQGAVNAGARYIFAIDPVEWKRDQALKFGATHVYPDVFSAMAGIAEVTAGGMAKKVIVTVGELHGEDIDNYLNVTSKGGTCVVTAVGSMLDTNANINLAMLTLLQKNLQGTIFGGGNPHHDIPQLLSMYKAGKLNLDDMVTRQYRLEQINDGYQDMLEGRNIRGVIRYTDADR, from the coding sequence ATGAAGACAAAAGGTGCTCTCATCTGGGAGTTCAACCAGCCGTGGTCGATCGAGGAGATCGAGATCGGTGACCCCGTCAAGGACGAGGTCAAGATCCAGATGGAAGCGTCCGGGATGTGCCACTCCGATCACCACCTGGTGACCGGCGGCATCCCGATGGGTGGCTTCCCGGTGCTCGGCGGCCACGAGGGTGCGGGCATCGTCACCGAGGTGGGTCCTGGCGTCGAGGGCATCGAGCCCGGCGACCACGTCGTGCTGTCGTTCATCCCGTCCTGCGGTTCGTGCCCGTCGTGCCAGGCCGGCCTGCGCAACCTCTGCGATCTGGGCGCGGGTCTGCTCGGTGGCGTCGCCGTCGCCGACGGCACCCACCGCATCCACGCGAACGGCAAGCCGGTGTTCCCGATGACACTGCTGGGCACGTTCTCGCCGTACATGGTGGTGCACAAGAGCTCGGTGGTGAAGATCGACAAGTCGATCCCGTTCGAGGTGGCCTGCCTCGTGGGCTGCGGTGTCACCACGGGCTACGGCTCGGCGGTGCGCAGCGGCGACATCCGCCCCGGCGACGACGTCGCGATCTTCGGCATCGGCGGTGTCGGCATGGGTGCGCTGCAGGGCGCCGTGAACGCCGGTGCGCGTTACATCTTCGCGATCGACCCGGTCGAGTGGAAGCGCGATCAGGCGCTGAAGTTCGGCGCCACCCACGTCTACCCCGACGTCTTCTCGGCCATGGCGGGCATCGCCGAGGTGACCGCGGGCGGCATGGCCAAGAAGGTCATCGTGACCGTCGGCGAGCTGCACGGTGAGGACATCGACAACTACCTCAACGTGACCAGCAAGGGCGGCACGTGCGTGGTGACCGCTGTCGGCAGCATGCTCGACACGAACGCCAACATCAACCTGGCGATGCTGACCCTGCTGCAGAAGAACCTGCAGGGCACCATCTTCGGTGGCGGCAACCCGCACCACGACATCCCGCAGCTGCTGAGCATGTACAAGGCGGGCAAGCTCAACCTCGACGACATGGTCACGCGCCAGTACCGCCTGGAGCAGATCAACGACGGCTACCAGGACATGCTCGAAGGCCGCAACATCCGCGGCGTCATCCGCTACACCGACGCCGACCGCTGA
- a CDS encoding nuclear transport factor 2 family protein: MTEATDTSTETPVVTASRASWRCVQAGDREGWLALMADDVVIEDPIGQAVTNPDGTGVRGKDAVAAFFDQNIGPNRLTVTCEETFPSSSPTEIAYILVLHTRFPNGFTATVRGVFTYKVNDAGLITNLRGYWNMDAMKFGQEETD, translated from the coding sequence ATGACCGAAGCGACCGACACCTCCACCGAGACACCTGTCGTCACCGCGTCGCGGGCGTCGTGGCGCTGCGTACAGGCCGGTGACCGCGAGGGCTGGCTGGCCCTGATGGCCGACGACGTCGTCATCGAGGACCCGATCGGGCAGGCCGTCACCAATCCCGACGGCACCGGTGTGCGCGGCAAGGACGCCGTCGCGGCGTTCTTCGACCAGAACATCGGACCCAACCGGTTGACGGTCACGTGCGAGGAGACGTTCCCGTCGAGCTCGCCGACCGAGATCGCCTACATCCTGGTGCTGCACACCAGGTTTCCCAACGGGTTCACCGCGACCGTGCGTGGTGTGTTCACCTACAAGGTGAACGACGCGGGCCTGATCACCAACCTGCGTGGCTACTGGAACATGGACGCGATGAAGTTCGGCCAGGAAGAGACCGATTAG
- a CDS encoding SDR family NAD(P)-dependent oxidoreductase, with protein MVVGGSRGIGLAVAGLLAAQGAGVVVNGRDADAAEAAAKRISGVAHAGSPADPAVADALVDTCVAEFGRIDILVNCAGTAEPHGSSILDITSAQFRELLDAHLGTVFETCRAAAPKMVAHGGGAIVNTGSFAYLGDYGGTGYPAGKGGVNALTMAVAAELREHKVRANVVCPGAKTRLSTGPEYERHIAELNRRGLLDDVSAQGALDAAAPEYAAATYAYLVSDAARDVTGRIFIAAGGFVGEFARPTPGFLGFRDHHTSPPWTADELHQMISGG; from the coding sequence GTGGTCGTCGGCGGCAGCCGGGGCATCGGTCTCGCGGTCGCCGGTCTGCTCGCGGCGCAGGGCGCCGGCGTCGTGGTCAACGGCCGCGACGCCGACGCCGCGGAAGCGGCCGCGAAACGGATTTCCGGTGTGGCACATGCCGGTTCGCCCGCAGATCCCGCGGTCGCCGATGCGCTCGTCGACACGTGCGTCGCCGAGTTCGGCCGCATCGACATCCTGGTGAACTGCGCGGGCACGGCCGAACCGCACGGGTCGTCGATTCTCGACATCACCAGCGCGCAGTTCCGTGAGCTGCTCGATGCGCATCTGGGCACGGTGTTCGAAACGTGCCGCGCCGCAGCGCCGAAGATGGTCGCTCACGGCGGCGGCGCCATCGTCAACACCGGTTCGTTCGCCTACCTCGGCGACTACGGCGGCACCGGTTACCCCGCGGGCAAGGGCGGGGTCAACGCGCTCACGATGGCGGTCGCGGCCGAACTGCGCGAGCACAAGGTGCGGGCCAACGTGGTGTGCCCTGGCGCCAAGACCAGGTTGTCCACCGGGCCGGAGTACGAGCGGCACATCGCCGAACTCAACCGGCGCGGTCTGCTCGACGACGTGAGCGCCCAGGGCGCGCTCGACGCCGCGGCACCCGAGTACGCCGCGGCCACCTACGCGTATCTGGTCAGCGACGCCGCACGTGACGTGACGGGCCGCATCTTCATCGCCGCGGGTGGATTCGTCGGTGAATTCGCCCGCCCCACACCGGGTTTCCTGGGGTTCCGCGACCACCACACGTCACCGCCGTGGACCGCCGACGAACTGCACCAGATGATCAGTGGCGGGTAG